Proteins from a genomic interval of Ignavibacteriota bacterium:
- a CDS encoding PrsW family intramembrane metalloprotease, which produces MTLFASFLAASIPMFLYLIFLWRLDKNERESFFSILRYFVWGAFGAILLGIIFSLSVQQIFQIFITNENQLTFIGAVFIAPLIEESTKGIYLLFTVKKKNFDNITDGLVYGGAIGLGFGMTENLMYFLNFNENVFQWASMVFIRSVFSAVMHGIATATFGAFLAKWKFTNSRIKNIYPFIGLSLAMFFHFIWNFSVTFQFTFGFGILFMIFLIIIFLILFKQSINSERKLIKEELAEESEILNLPVLKELNFSSKYLNVFDERSSNKLLKNLSAKLAFRKFQVKNTNGDLRENYIADIELYRKKILELFLAEKQLG; this is translated from the coding sequence ATGACATTATTCGCATCATTTTTAGCGGCGTCAATTCCAATGTTTCTTTATCTGATTTTCCTTTGGAGATTGGATAAAAACGAACGAGAATCGTTTTTTAGCATTTTACGATATTTTGTTTGGGGAGCTTTCGGCGCAATTTTATTGGGAATAATTTTTTCATTATCGGTTCAGCAGATTTTTCAAATTTTCATAACAAATGAAAATCAACTTACGTTTATCGGTGCCGTTTTTATAGCGCCTTTGATTGAAGAATCCACAAAAGGAATTTATTTACTATTTACCGTAAAAAAGAAAAATTTCGATAATATTACGGATGGATTAGTTTACGGCGGAGCAATCGGGTTGGGTTTTGGTATGACTGAAAATCTAATGTATTTCTTAAACTTTAACGAAAATGTTTTTCAATGGGCTTCAATGGTTTTTATCAGATCCGTATTTTCTGCGGTTATGCATGGAATTGCTACCGCAACTTTCGGCGCTTTTTTGGCAAAATGGAAATTTACTAACTCAAGAATTAAGAATATTTATCCATTTATCGGATTATCGCTCGCAATGTTCTTTCATTTTATATGGAATTTTTCAGTAACGTTTCAATTTACTTTTGGTTTTGGAATATTATTCATGATTTTTTTAATTATTATTTTTTTGATATTATTTAAGCAATCGATAAATTCAGAACGAAAATTAATAAAGGAAGAACTCGCAGAGGAATCCGAGATTCTTAATTTGCCCGTACTTAAAGAATTAAATTTTTCATCAAAGTATTTAAATGTTTTTGATGAAAGAAGCAGCAACAAACTGTTAAAGAATCTTTCGGCAAAGCTTGCTTTCAGAAAATTTCAAGTAAAAAAT